The proteins below are encoded in one region of Labilibaculum sp. DW002:
- a CDS encoding electron transfer flavoprotein subunit beta/FixA family protein, translating to MKIVVCIKQVPDTTEIKIDPKTGTLIREGVPSIINPDDKGGLEMALQLKEEKGAHITVITMGPPQADLILREAFAMGADRAIHLTDRKFAGADTLATSYALAGALKKLDFDLLITGRQAIDGDTAQVGPQIAEHLDLPQVSYLEDLKFDGEKTFTMKRHIEEGYQILEVEAPCVVTVLASANNPRYMSVGGIVDAYQKEVEVWGKDQIEVDETLLGLKGSPTSVHKAFARGLKPAGELYEVDTDEAVGIIINKMKEKFIL from the coding sequence ATGAAAATAGTTGTCTGTATAAAGCAGGTTCCTGATACTACCGAGATTAAAATCGATCCAAAAACAGGAACTCTAATCAGAGAAGGCGTACCAAGTATTATCAACCCTGATGATAAGGGTGGTTTGGAAATGGCGCTACAGTTAAAAGAAGAAAAGGGTGCTCACATTACTGTGATTACGATGGGACCTCCACAAGCGGATTTAATTCTTCGTGAAGCATTTGCAATGGGAGCTGATAGAGCCATCCATTTAACAGATAGAAAGTTTGCTGGAGCTGATACTCTTGCAACATCATACGCACTTGCAGGAGCGCTTAAAAAGCTTGATTTCGACCTTTTGATTACCGGTCGTCAGGCGATTGATGGTGATACTGCACAGGTAGGTCCCCAGATTGCTGAGCATCTTGATTTACCTCAGGTATCTTATCTTGAAGATTTGAAATTTGATGGTGAGAAAACATTCACAATGAAACGTCATATCGAAGAAGGTTACCAAATTTTAGAGGTGGAAGCACCTTGTGTGGTGACTGTTCTTGCTTCAGCTAACAATCCTCGTTACATGAGTGTTGGTGGTATTGTTGATGCTTACCAAAAAGAAGTTGAGGTTTGGGGTAAAGATCAGATTGAAGTTGATGAAACACTTTTGGGTCTTAAGGGATCACCAACAAGTGTACACAAAGCATTTGCTCGTGGTTTAAAACCAGCTGGCGAACTTTATGAGGTAGATACTGACGAGGCTGTTGGAATCATTATTAACAAGATGAAAGAAAAATTCATTCTATAA
- a CDS encoding acyl-CoA dehydrogenase — MDFSLTKEQELFQQMIRDFAENEVKPLAAEVDEQERFPIETVEKMAKIGIMGIPIPKQYGGAGGNNLMYSMAVEELSAVCGTTGVIVSAHTSLCAAPILEHGTEEQKQKYLPKLASGEWIGAFGLTEPNAGTDAAGQQTTAVEDGDNYIINGSKIFITNAEYAHVYVIFAMTDKSKGTRGITAFIIEKDTPGFSIGKKEKKMGIKGSATCELIFENCVLPKTNMLGKLSKGFGIAMKTLDGGRIGIAAQALGLAQGAINETVKYVKERKQFGRAISAFQNTQFQLADMNTKTEASRMLVRKAAYKKDQKKVYSVDAAMAKLYAAETAMEVTNKAVQLHGGYGYTREYPVERMMRDAKITEIYEGTSEVQRMVISANMLK, encoded by the coding sequence ATGGACTTTAGCCTAACAAAAGAACAGGAATTGTTCCAGCAAATGATTAGAGATTTTGCTGAAAATGAAGTAAAGCCACTTGCTGCAGAAGTTGATGAGCAAGAGCGTTTTCCAATCGAAACGGTTGAGAAAATGGCAAAAATTGGTATCATGGGAATTCCAATTCCAAAGCAATATGGTGGTGCAGGTGGAAATAACCTAATGTATTCTATGGCTGTTGAAGAACTTTCAGCGGTATGTGGTACAACTGGCGTTATTGTTTCAGCTCACACATCTTTGTGTGCAGCTCCTATTTTAGAGCACGGAACCGAAGAGCAAAAGCAAAAATATTTGCCAAAGCTTGCTTCTGGTGAGTGGATTGGAGCTTTTGGTTTAACTGAGCCTAATGCGGGTACTGATGCTGCTGGTCAGCAAACAACAGCTGTTGAAGATGGCGATAACTATATCATCAATGGTTCTAAAATCTTTATTACCAATGCTGAATATGCACATGTATATGTGATTTTTGCTATGACTGATAAGTCTAAGGGAACTCGTGGTATCACAGCTTTCATTATTGAAAAAGACACACCTGGTTTCTCTATCGGTAAGAAAGAGAAGAAGATGGGGATTAAAGGTTCTGCAACTTGCGAATTGATTTTTGAAAACTGTGTATTGCCTAAAACTAATATGTTAGGGAAATTGAGCAAAGGTTTTGGTATCGCTATGAAAACCCTTGATGGTGGTCGTATTGGTATTGCTGCTCAGGCTTTAGGTTTAGCTCAGGGTGCAATTAATGAGACTGTGAAATATGTGAAAGAAAGAAAACAGTTTGGTCGTGCCATTTCTGCTTTCCAAAACACACAGTTCCAGTTGGCTGACATGAACACAAAAACAGAAGCTTCTCGTATGTTGGTTCGCAAAGCGGCTTACAAAAAAGATCAAAAGAAAGTTTATTCTGTTGATGCAGCTATGGCTAAGCTTTATGCAGCCGAAACAGCTATGGAGGTAACAAACAAAGCCGTTCAATTGCACGGTGGTTATGGTTACACTCGCGAATACCCGGTTGAGCGTATGATGCGTGATGCTAAAATTACTGAGATCTACGAAGGAACTTCTGAAGTTCAGAGAATGGTGATTTCAGCTAATATGCTTAAGTAA
- a CDS encoding acetyl-CoA C-acetyltransferase: MSKVYIVAAKRTAIGKFLGTLTPVAAADLAAGVIKNIIEETKIDASKLDEVVVGNILMAGQKQGIARQASIKAGVPQEVPAYGINMICGSGMKTINLAYANIKSGEANMIIAGGTENMSAAGFVMPGGVRTGHKMMDIKTVDHMVCDGLTDAFEGYHMGITAENIAAKYSLTREDQDAFAFASQQKAMAAQDAGHFKNEIVPVEIKSRRETIVFDADEFINRRTSEEKLTGLRPAFKKDGTVTAGNASGINDGAAFVLVASEEAVKEHNLTPLAEIVATGQGGVDPAIMGMGPVPAIASALKKADMKLTDMEVLELNEAFAAQSLGVVKQLCEDHGVAPEFFQERNNVNGGAIALGHPIGASGTRITVSLIHEMKRTNKQFGLASLCIGGGMGTALILKNV, from the coding sequence ATGAGTAAAGTATATATCGTTGCAGCCAAAAGAACGGCTATAGGAAAATTTTTAGGAACACTAACTCCGGTTGCCGCTGCTGATTTAGCTGCAGGAGTTATCAAAAATATTATTGAAGAAACTAAGATCGACGCATCTAAACTTGATGAAGTTGTTGTAGGAAATATCCTAATGGCAGGTCAAAAGCAAGGTATTGCACGTCAGGCTTCAATTAAAGCAGGTGTGCCTCAAGAGGTACCAGCTTATGGAATTAACATGATTTGTGGTTCTGGTATGAAGACAATCAATTTGGCTTATGCTAATATTAAATCAGGCGAAGCTAACATGATTATTGCCGGTGGTACTGAGAATATGTCTGCTGCAGGTTTTGTAATGCCAGGTGGCGTTCGTACAGGACATAAAATGATGGATATTAAAACTGTTGACCATATGGTATGCGATGGTTTAACAGATGCATTCGAAGGTTACCACATGGGTATTACTGCTGAGAATATTGCAGCAAAATATAGCCTGACTCGCGAAGATCAAGACGCTTTTGCATTTGCATCTCAGCAAAAAGCGATGGCCGCACAGGATGCAGGTCATTTTAAGAATGAGATTGTTCCTGTTGAAATCAAATCACGTAGAGAAACAATTGTTTTCGATGCTGATGAGTTCATCAACCGTAGAACAAGCGAAGAGAAATTAACTGGTTTACGTCCTGCTTTCAAAAAGGATGGAACGGTAACAGCTGGTAACGCTTCTGGTATTAATGATGGTGCTGCTTTTGTATTGGTTGCTTCTGAAGAGGCTGTAAAAGAGCATAATTTGACTCCACTTGCAGAGATTGTTGCTACTGGTCAGGGTGGTGTAGATCCGGCTATTATGGGTATGGGACCAGTTCCTGCTATTGCAAGCGCTTTAAAAAAGGCTGATATGAAATTAACTGACATGGAAGTGTTGGAATTGAATGAAGCTTTTGCAGCACAATCATTAGGTGTGGTTAAGCAATTATGCGAAGATCACGGTGTAGCTCCGGAATTTTTCCAGGAGAGAAATAATGTGAATGGTGGAGCTATTGCATTAGGTCACCCAATTGGGGCATCAGGAACACGTATTACTGTAAGTTTAATTCACGAGATGAAACGTACAAATAAGCAATTCGGTTTAGCATCACTTTGTATTGGTGGTGGTATGGGTACTGCTTTGATTCTTAAGAACGTTTAA
- a CDS encoding 3-oxoacid CoA-transferase subunit B, with the protein MDKKEIREIIAKRSALELQDGDVVNLGIGLPTFIPNYVPDNVNVILQSENGLLGMGAVPAEGEEDKDFVNAGGGHITYKEGASSFDSAASFAIIRGGHVDVTFLGALQADEKGNLANWMIPGKKTPGMGGAMDLIVGAKRVILSMEHTARGNHKIMTLCDLPLTAAEQVEMIITEMGVMKITPEGILLTEINPMFTVEQVQEATDAKLIIAEDLAEMKK; encoded by the coding sequence ATGGATAAAAAAGAAATCAGAGAGATCATCGCGAAGCGTTCTGCTCTCGAATTACAAGATGGTGATGTAGTAAACTTAGGAATTGGTTTGCCTACATTTATTCCTAATTATGTCCCTGATAATGTAAACGTAATTCTTCAATCGGAGAATGGTTTGCTTGGCATGGGTGCTGTCCCAGCTGAGGGTGAAGAAGATAAGGATTTTGTAAATGCTGGTGGCGGACATATTACTTATAAGGAAGGCGCAAGTAGTTTCGATTCTGCAGCTTCTTTTGCTATTATCCGTGGCGGACATGTTGATGTTACTTTTTTAGGAGCTCTTCAGGCTGATGAAAAAGGGAATCTTGCTAACTGGATGATTCCAGGTAAGAAAACGCCAGGTATGGGTGGTGCAATGGACCTTATTGTAGGTGCAAAGCGTGTTATCCTGTCAATGGAACACACAGCCAGAGGTAATCACAAGATTATGACACTTTGTGATTTGCCATTAACTGCTGCAGAGCAAGTGGAAATGATTATCACAGAAATGGGAGTAATGAAAATTACGCCTGAGGGAATTCTTTTAACTGAGATTAACCCAATGTTTACTGTTGAGCAAGTACAAGAAGCTACCGATGCAAAATTGATTATTGCAGAGGATCTGGCTGAAATGAAAAAGTAG
- a CDS encoding OAM dimerization domain-containing protein, with amino-acid sequence MSGGLYSTSSNEFDKTLDLTKIKPYGDTMNDGKTQVSFTLPVAKGEEAIEAAKQMMKKMGFEDVQVVFVQELMEGFTFFNCYGSSIHTVDFTSIVVPKVESTTMDMHETDDFIKEHIGREVVVVGASTGTDAHTVGIDAIMNMKGFAGHYGLERYEMIEALNMGSQVPNEEFIAKAIEMKADVLLVSQTVTQKDVHIQNLVELVEMLEAEGLRDKVILICGGPRLSHELAKELGYDAGFGMNKYADDVASYAAQELSRRLNA; translated from the coding sequence ATGAGTGGAGGACTTTATTCTACCAGTTCGAATGAATTCGACAAGACCTTAGATCTAACAAAAATTAAGCCTTACGGTGATACCATGAACGATGGTAAAACTCAGGTAAGTTTCACATTGCCTGTAGCTAAAGGCGAAGAGGCGATTGAGGCTGCTAAGCAGATGATGAAAAAAATGGGTTTCGAAGATGTACAAGTTGTATTTGTACAGGAACTTATGGAAGGTTTTACCTTTTTCAACTGTTACGGTAGCTCAATTCATACAGTAGATTTTACAAGTATCGTTGTACCAAAAGTAGAGTCAACGACAATGGACATGCACGAAACAGATGATTTCATCAAAGAGCATATTGGACGTGAAGTTGTCGTTGTAGGAGCAAGTACAGGTACAGATGCACACACAGTGGGTATCGATGCGATAATGAACATGAAAGGTTTTGCTGGTCACTATGGTTTGGAGCGTTACGAGATGATCGAAGCTTTAAATATGGGATCTCAGGTACCTAACGAAGAATTCATCGCTAAAGCTATCGAAATGAAAGCTGATGTTCTTTTAGTATCTCAGACTGTAACACAAAAAGATGTTCACATTCAAAACCTTGTTGAACTGGTAGAAATGCTGGAGGCAGAAGGCTTGCGTGATAAGGTTATCTTAATATGTGGCGGACCACGTTTATCGCATGAATTAGCAAAAGAATTGGGTTACGATGCAGGTTTCGGTATGAACAAATATGCTGATGACGTGGCATCTTATGCCGCACAAGAATTAAGCAGAAGATTGAACGCATAA
- a CDS encoding lysine 5,6-aminomutase subunit alpha: MQRSKLGLDFDKVNYAKGVSRKIADNVQEFVDSYTTVSVERTLCRLLGIDGVDNNEVPLPNVVVDEIKDKGVLNQGVMYFLGNAIIEAGLNPQQAAEKIAAGELDLTKIPVRSTEEIHKAIQPFVEKSIKVIRDRKAKRDNYIETIGEGPKPYLYVIVATGNIYEDVVQAEAAARQGADIIAVIRTTGQSLLDYVPYGATTEGFGGTVATQENFRIMRTHLDKIGEEEGKYIRLCNYCSGLCMPEIAAMGALEGLDVMLNDALYGILFRDINMQRTLVDQYFSRVLNGFAGVIINTGEDNYLTTADAFDEAHTVLASDFINEQLAVIADLPEEQMGLGHAFEMEPGLENGFLYELAQAQMTREIFPKAPLKYMPPTKFMTGNIFKGNVQDALFNQISIWTGQGIQLLGMLTEAIHTPFMSDRYLSLENAKYIFNNMKNIGDEVEFKEGGLIRTRAQKILADSIELLEKIEKEGMFTALEKGIFADIKRPINGGKGLDGVVEKGSNYFNPYIEILHKK; the protein is encoded by the coding sequence ATGCAAAGGAGTAAACTAGGTCTTGACTTTGATAAAGTTAACTACGCAAAGGGCGTTTCGAGAAAAATTGCTGACAACGTTCAGGAGTTTGTGGATAGCTATACAACGGTATCTGTAGAACGTACTTTGTGTCGTCTTTTGGGGATTGATGGTGTTGACAATAACGAGGTACCACTTCCAAATGTTGTAGTGGATGAGATTAAGGACAAAGGTGTTCTTAACCAAGGGGTGATGTATTTTTTAGGAAATGCAATTATTGAAGCTGGATTAAATCCACAACAAGCTGCTGAGAAAATTGCTGCAGGCGAGTTGGATCTAACGAAGATTCCTGTTCGTTCAACTGAAGAAATTCACAAAGCAATTCAACCTTTTGTTGAGAAAAGTATTAAGGTAATTAGAGATCGTAAAGCTAAGAGAGATAACTATATTGAAACGATTGGTGAAGGCCCTAAACCATACTTATACGTAATTGTAGCAACAGGTAACATCTACGAAGATGTTGTTCAGGCTGAGGCTGCAGCTCGTCAGGGTGCCGATATTATTGCTGTAATTCGTACAACAGGTCAGTCGTTACTTGACTATGTACCTTACGGTGCAACGACTGAAGGTTTTGGTGGAACTGTTGCGACTCAGGAGAACTTCCGAATTATGCGTACTCACCTTGATAAGATTGGTGAGGAAGAAGGTAAATACATTCGCCTTTGTAACTATTGTTCTGGTCTATGTATGCCTGAGATTGCTGCTATGGGTGCTCTTGAAGGATTAGATGTGATGTTGAATGATGCACTTTACGGAATCCTTTTCCGTGATATCAATATGCAACGTACATTGGTTGACCAATACTTCTCAAGAGTATTGAATGGTTTTGCTGGTGTAATCATCAATACAGGTGAAGATAACTACCTAACGACTGCTGATGCATTCGACGAAGCACATACTGTTTTGGCTTCTGACTTTATTAATGAGCAGTTAGCGGTAATTGCTGATCTTCCGGAAGAGCAAATGGGATTAGGTCATGCTTTCGAGATGGAGCCAGGACTAGAGAATGGTTTCCTTTATGAGTTAGCACAAGCTCAAATGACTCGTGAGATCTTCCCTAAGGCACCACTTAAGTATATGCCTCCTACAAAATTCATGACAGGTAATATCTTCAAAGGAAACGTACAAGATGCTTTGTTTAATCAGATTTCAATCTGGACAGGACAAGGAATCCAACTTTTGGGTATGTTGACGGAAGCAATTCACACGCCTTTCATGTCTGACCGTTACCTTTCTCTTGAGAATGCAAAATACATTTTCAATAATATGAAGAATATTGGTGATGAGGTTGAATTTAAAGAAGGAGGTTTAATTCGTACAAGAGCTCAAAAGATTCTTGCAGATTCAATTGAATTGCTAGAAAAGATTGAAAAAGAGGGAATGTTTACTGCACTTGAGAAAGGAATTTTCGCTGATATTAAGCGTCCAATCAATGGTGGTAAAGGTCTTGATGGAGTTGTGGAAAAAGGAAGCAACTACTTCAACCCTTACATTGAAATATTGCATAAAAAGTAA
- a CDS encoding MutS-related protein, with product MFREVVAHTSGLQFLMEDLDLRSPMGRRYLLDSKMMCCEKEIAAELTLVDRAVVALESNSDLIAKLQNKLAQLRDIRGSVNNLIGNLVLDDVELFEIKVFSLVVQEIEELQKGGKLNFLAVPDLSQLIRLLDPQNTKIPSFYIYDNYSEELAEARKELKLAKSKNGDSDLDIEVLFSKMQEIEAKVREELCTKISQFGAILANALSQLAHLDLLIAKAVQVSKWNLSKAEISEGKTLYTGMFNPMIKNELANQNKQYQAIDIDLEKSVCLITGANMAGKTVVLKTLALCQYLFQFGFFVPATSAQISIVDKVMISVGDEQSELNGLSSFASEMLNVSHMVKDSQNQNNVLILIDELARTTNPVEGLAIVNAVADIFYQGKVRSVITTHYSGLKSKFRKLRVKGLDKDLGANVITHKNINSYMDYSLVEDLEGEVPHEALRIASLLGIDKEIIERAQSHLDEEASKENTFIKG from the coding sequence ATGTTTCGAGAAGTAGTAGCACATACAAGCGGATTGCAATTTTTAATGGAAGATCTTGATTTAAGATCTCCAATGGGAAGACGCTATCTGCTAGATTCGAAAATGATGTGCTGCGAAAAGGAGATTGCTGCAGAATTGACATTAGTTGATCGGGCAGTGGTAGCCTTAGAATCCAATTCTGATTTGATTGCCAAATTACAAAATAAATTGGCTCAGCTTCGCGATATCCGCGGCAGCGTGAATAATTTGATTGGAAACTTGGTTCTTGATGATGTTGAATTGTTCGAAATAAAGGTTTTTTCTCTGGTTGTTCAGGAAATTGAAGAACTGCAAAAGGGAGGGAAATTAAATTTTCTTGCTGTTCCAGACTTAAGTCAACTAATTCGTTTGTTGGATCCTCAGAATACAAAAATTCCATCTTTTTACATCTACGACAATTACTCGGAAGAATTAGCAGAGGCTCGAAAAGAACTGAAATTGGCTAAAAGTAAGAATGGTGATTCTGATTTAGATATTGAAGTTTTATTTTCCAAAATGCAGGAAATTGAAGCGAAAGTTCGTGAAGAGCTTTGTACTAAAATTTCTCAGTTTGGAGCTATTTTGGCAAATGCATTAAGTCAATTGGCGCATTTGGATTTACTTATCGCGAAAGCGGTACAAGTAAGTAAATGGAATTTAAGTAAGGCGGAAATATCGGAAGGGAAAACTTTATATACGGGAATGTTCAACCCGATGATAAAAAATGAACTGGCAAATCAGAACAAGCAATATCAAGCAATTGATATTGATCTTGAAAAATCTGTTTGTTTGATTACGGGAGCAAATATGGCTGGAAAAACAGTGGTGTTAAAAACACTCGCTCTTTGTCAGTATTTGTTTCAATTTGGCTTTTTTGTTCCGGCTACATCGGCACAAATTAGCATTGTTGATAAAGTGATGATATCGGTAGGCGATGAGCAGTCAGAATTAAATGGCTTGTCTTCTTTCGCTTCGGAAATGTTGAATGTGAGTCATATGGTAAAGGATTCGCAAAATCAGAATAATGTTTTGATTTTGATTGATGAATTGGCTCGAACAACAAATCCGGTGGAAGGTTTGGCAATTGTGAATGCTGTTGCAGATATTTTTTATCAAGGAAAAGTTAGAAGTGTTATTACCACTCATTATAGTGGTTTGAAATCCAAGTTCAGAAAACTTAGAGTGAAAGGTTTGGACAAAGATTTGGGTGCAAATGTAATCACCCACAAAAATATTAACAGTTATATGGATTATTCATTGGTTGAGGATCTTGAAGGGGAAGTTCCTCATGAAGCGCTTCGAATTGCTTCTTTATTGGGAATCGATAAAGAAATAATTGAAAGAGCGCAAAGCCATTTGGATGAAGAAGCTAGCAAGGAAAATACATTTATAAAAGGATAA
- the ablA gene encoding lysine 2,3-aminomutase: MTNNDRRRSMFPQVTDEQWNDWRWQVRNRIETLEDLKKYINLTADEEEGVKKSLATLRMAITPYYLSLVDVDNAECPVRKQAIPTGLEVHHADADLLDPLHEDEDSPVPGLTHRYPDRVLFLITDMCSMYCRHCTRRRFAGQSDASTPKDNINKAIEYIRNTPQVRDVVLSGGDALLIGDDQLEYIISSLRDIPHVEIIRIGTRTPVVLPQRITEGLVNMLKKYHPVWVNTHFNHSDEMTGEAKEAVARLANAGVPLGNQSVLLKGVNDCVHVMKKLVHNLVMNRIRPYYIYQCDLSMGLSHFRTPVSKGIEIIESLRGHTSGFAVPTFVVDAPGGGGKIPVMPQYVVSQSPTKVILRNFEGVITTYTEPTHYDNKCACPDCTMNEKHEGVASLLNGDMLSIEPDHLARKERNKKK; encoded by the coding sequence ATGACTAACAACGACAGACGCAGATCAATGTTTCCTCAGGTTACAGACGAGCAGTGGAACGATTGGAGATGGCAGGTAAGAAACCGTATTGAAACTTTAGAGGATCTTAAGAAATACATTAACCTTACTGCTGATGAAGAAGAAGGTGTTAAGAAGTCGTTAGCAACATTACGTATGGCGATTACACCATATTATTTATCTCTTGTAGATGTTGATAATGCAGAATGTCCTGTTCGTAAGCAGGCTATTCCTACAGGATTGGAAGTTCACCATGCTGATGCTGATCTTTTAGATCCATTACACGAGGATGAGGATTCTCCGGTTCCTGGATTAACTCACCGTTATCCGGATCGTGTATTATTCTTGATTACTGATATGTGTTCGATGTATTGTCGTCACTGTACACGTCGTCGTTTTGCGGGTCAGTCTGATGCTTCAACACCAAAGGACAATATCAACAAAGCAATTGAGTACATCAGAAACACACCTCAAGTAAGAGATGTTGTTCTTTCTGGTGGTGACGCTCTTTTGATTGGTGATGATCAGTTAGAATATATCATTAGTTCATTACGCGATATTCCTCACGTTGAGATTATCCGTATCGGAACTCGTACACCTGTTGTATTGCCACAGCGTATTACTGAAGGATTGGTGAATATGCTTAAGAAATACCATCCGGTTTGGGTTAATACGCATTTCAACCATTCTGACGAGATGACTGGAGAAGCTAAAGAAGCTGTTGCTCGTTTAGCTAATGCAGGTGTACCATTGGGTAACCAGTCGGTACTATTGAAAGGTGTTAACGACTGTGTACACGTCATGAAGAAATTGGTTCACAACTTGGTAATGAACCGTATTCGTCCTTACTATATCTATCAGTGTGACCTATCTATGGGACTTTCACATTTTAGAACACCTGTTTCTAAGGGTATCGAGATTATCGAGAGTCTTCGTGGTCATACGTCTGGTTTTGCAGTTCCAACTTTTGTAGTTGATGCTCCAGGTGGAGGTGGTAAAATTCCGGTTATGCCTCAGTATGTTGTTTCACAAAGTCCAACTAAAGTGATTTTGCGTAACTTCGAGGGTGTAATTACAACTTATACCGAGCCAACTCATTACGATAACAAGTGTGCTTGTCCGGATTGTACAATGAATGAGAAACACGAAGGTGTTGCTTCTTTATTGAACGGAGATATGTTGTCTATTGAACCAGATCACTTGGCCCGTAAAGAGAGAAATAAGAAAAAATAA
- a CDS encoding zinc-binding dehydrogenase, translated as MNKGNKYGTHRVLEPKGTLPQPAQKLDNTMSIYDNEVLIDVQTLNIDSASFTQVKGACNADTAKMEEMILSIVGERGKMQNPVTGSGGMLIGTIKEVGPNFPNQNLKVGDKVATLVSLSLTPLNIDKITNINLSNDQVDIDGQAILFASGLYAVLPSDLPEKLALAALDVAGAPAQVDRLVKEGDTVCIIGGGGKSGVLCCYQAMKKVGPKGKVIVVEYSEENAQRIKELGLAHDVLIGDATDVMDIYTRVTEITGEEGCDVVINNVNVASTEMSSILITKDRGCVYFFSMATSFSKAALGAEGVGKDVDMIVGNGYAIGHADLTLEIVRESKGIRELFEKLYV; from the coding sequence ATGAACAAAGGAAACAAATACGGAACTCACAGAGTCCTTGAGCCAAAAGGAACTCTTCCACAGCCAGCTCAAAAGTTGGATAATACAATGTCAATCTACGATAATGAAGTTTTGATTGATGTACAGACACTTAATATCGACTCAGCAAGTTTTACTCAAGTAAAAGGTGCTTGCAATGCTGATACGGCTAAGATGGAAGAAATGATTCTTTCTATTGTTGGCGAACGTGGTAAAATGCAAAATCCGGTAACGGGTTCCGGAGGAATGTTAATTGGTACAATTAAAGAAGTTGGACCAAATTTTCCAAATCAAAATCTTAAAGTAGGCGATAAGGTAGCAACTTTAGTTTCTCTATCTCTTACACCTCTTAATATCGATAAGATCACGAATATTAACCTATCTAATGATCAGGTTGATATTGATGGACAAGCGATTCTTTTCGCTTCAGGTCTTTACGCTGTTCTTCCATCTGACCTACCGGAGAAATTAGCTTTAGCTGCTCTTGATGTAGCGGGTGCTCCTGCTCAGGTTGATCGTTTGGTTAAGGAAGGCGACACAGTTTGCATCATCGGTGGTGGTGGAAAATCAGGTGTACTTTGTTGCTATCAGGCAATGAAAAAGGTAGGTCCTAAAGGAAAAGTAATTGTTGTTGAGTATTCTGAAGAGAACGCACAGCGAATTAAAGAATTAGGATTAGCTCACGACGTATTGATCGGTGATGCAACTGACGTCATGGATATTTACACGCGTGTAACTGAAATCACTGGCGAAGAAGGATGTGATGTGGTAATCAACAATGTAAATGTTGCTTCTACTGAGATGTCTTCAATCTTGATTACTAAAGATCGTGGTTGTGTTTATTTCTTCTCTATGGCGACTTCTTTCTCTAAAGCAGCTTTAGGTGCTGAAGGTGTTGGTAAAGACGTTGATATGATTGTTGGAAACGGTTATGCAATTGGACATGCCGACCTAACACTTGAAATCGTTAGAGAGTCAAAAGGAATTAGAGAGTTATTTGAAAAATTATACGTATAA
- a CDS encoding 3-keto-5-aminohexanoate cleavage protein produces MEKLIITAAISGAEVTKEHNPAVPYTVEECVREAGSAIKAGASIIHLHVRHDDGTPTQDKDRFKLVMDAIHAQYPDVIIQPSTGGAVGMTNDERLQPTELNPEMATLDCGTLNFGGDEIFENTENTIKYFGEKMIERGIKPELEVFDKSMIDMALRLHKKGFIKSPMHFDFVMGVNGGISGTLRDFVFMRGSIPADATYTVAGIGRFEFPLAAAAIIDGGHVRVGFEDNTMISRGVVAESNGQLVEKVVRLANEFGREIATPAEAREILGLKAKIKNAIGF; encoded by the coding sequence ATGGAAAAGTTAATTATCACAGCCGCAATTAGTGGCGCCGAAGTAACAAAAGAGCATAACCCTGCTGTTCCATATACAGTTGAAGAATGTGTTCGCGAAGCCGGATCAGCAATTAAAGCTGGTGCAAGTATCATTCACCTTCATGTTCGTCATGACGATGGTACACCGACTCAGGATAAAGATCGTTTTAAGCTAGTAATGGATGCTATCCATGCTCAATATCCTGATGTAATTATTCAGCCATCAACAGGTGGTGCAGTTGGTATGACCAACGACGAAAGACTTCAGCCTACTGAGTTGAATCCGGAAATGGCAACTCTTGACTGTGGTACATTAAACTTTGGTGGTGATGAGATTTTCGAAAACACTGAGAATACGATCAAGTATTTCGGTGAAAAAATGATTGAAAGAGGAATTAAGCCTGAATTGGAAGTTTTCGATAAGTCGATGATTGACATGGCACTTCGCCTTCACAAGAAAGGTTTTATTAAGTCACCAATGCACTTCGATTTTGTAATGGGAGTAAACGGTGGAATCTCCGGAACACTTCGCGATTTTGTATTCATGCGTGGTAGTATTCCTGCTGATGCAACTTATACAGTAGCAGGTATCGGACGATTTGAATTCCCATTAGCTGCAGCTGCTATTATCGATGGTGGTCATGTTCGTGTTGGATTCGAAGATAACACAATGATTTCAAGAGGTGTTGTTGCAGAATCGAATGGTCAATTAGTTGAGAAAGTAGTTCGTTTGGCTAATGAGTTTGGTCGCGAAATTGCAACTCCAGCTGAGGCAAGAGAAATTTTAGGTTTAAAAGCAAAAATAAAAAATGCCATTGGCTTTTAG